One genomic window of Blastopirellula retiformator includes the following:
- the floA gene encoding flotillin-like protein FloA (flotillin-like protein involved in membrane lipid rafts): MPNVVPWMLLAQQEGGGYLMYVVVGGMLAFLGFVFLVIMLAYGPLWFQAYMSQAGVSLFELVGMSFRQVNSRVIVKAKIMASQSGLSIDRRDGISTKRLEAHYLAGGNVMAVIHAIIAAHRAQIALDFDRAAAIDLAGRDVVEAVRTSVSPKVIDCPDPRRSGKATLSAIAKNGIELRVRAKVTVRTSLEQLIGGATEETVIARVGECIISAIGSSDTHTRVLENPDLITRAVLDRNLDAQTAYAIISIDIADIDVGENIGARLQNDQAEADTRVARAKAEQRRAEAVATEQENKAKVVLNRAKLVLAEAEVPKSMAQAFRNGTLRSQENGASSDSPPPPSTTV; this comes from the coding sequence ATGCCGAACGTCGTGCCCTGGATGCTGTTGGCCCAACAAGAAGGCGGCGGGTACCTTATGTATGTCGTCGTTGGGGGGATGTTGGCCTTCCTCGGCTTCGTCTTCCTGGTCATTATGCTGGCGTATGGGCCGCTCTGGTTTCAGGCCTACATGTCGCAGGCCGGGGTCTCGCTGTTTGAGCTGGTCGGGATGAGCTTCCGCCAGGTGAATAGCCGCGTGATCGTCAAAGCGAAGATCATGGCCTCGCAGTCCGGTTTAAGCATCGACCGCCGTGACGGCATCAGCACCAAGCGGCTTGAAGCGCACTATCTGGCCGGCGGCAATGTGATGGCGGTGATTCATGCGATCATCGCCGCCCATCGCGCCCAAATCGCCCTCGACTTTGACCGCGCCGCCGCGATCGATCTGGCCGGCCGCGACGTGGTCGAAGCGGTGCGGACCAGCGTCTCGCCCAAGGTGATCGACTGTCCCGATCCGCGCCGCAGCGGCAAGGCGACCCTCAGCGCCATCGCCAAGAACGGCATCGAACTTCGCGTTCGCGCGAAGGTGACGGTCCGCACGTCGCTGGAGCAATTGATCGGCGGCGCCACTGAAGAGACCGTCATCGCCCGTGTCGGCGAGTGCATCATCTCGGCGATCGGTTCCAGCGACACACATACCCGGGTGCTCGAGAATCCGGACCTGATCACCCGTGCGGTGCTCGATCGCAATTTGGACGCACAAACCGCCTATGCGATCATTTCCATCGACATCGCCGATATCGACGTCGGCGAGAACATTGGCGCTCGACTGCAAAACGATCAGGCCGAAGCCGATACCCGCGTCGCTCGCGCGAAGGCCGAACAGCGCCGCGCCGAAGCGGTCGCCACCGAGCAAGAGAACAAGGCGAAGGTTGTCCTGAACCGGGCCAAGCTGGTTCTGGCCGAAGCGGAGGTTCCCAAGTCGATGGCCCAGGCCTTCCGCAACGGCACCCTGCGATCCCAAGAGAACGGAGCTTCGTCCGATTCTCCGCCACCGCCGTCGACGACCGTTTAA
- a CDS encoding DUF4013 domain-containing protein produces the protein MSDDSSNPYVSPSTEAFREHDDAGDMPLETRESIDYFGSITEFFDHPEWVNGLLMASLTVLIPFIGAFAVLGYEYDCVAQRLAGRGQRPYSLFTFDRFGEYLMRALWVMLYGLCASLLIIPVMLVCFLIFSVLASSKNEVLAVIGIVIAGAIYLGTILFMNIAMLPGMFRVAMTNDIGQGFDFAFIRDFISKMWFEQILVLLFVAFSSGIMINLGYLLCCIGALPAVVISWFSMSHLLMQMYQVYLSRGGMKIQIVP, from the coding sequence ATGTCCGACGATTCGTCGAATCCTTATGTGTCGCCCAGTACCGAAGCGTTTCGCGAGCACGATGACGCAGGCGACATGCCGCTCGAAACGCGCGAATCGATCGACTACTTCGGTTCCATCACCGAGTTTTTTGACCATCCCGAGTGGGTCAACGGTCTATTGATGGCGTCGCTGACGGTCTTGATTCCGTTCATCGGCGCATTCGCCGTGTTAGGCTACGAGTATGACTGCGTCGCGCAGCGGCTCGCAGGCCGCGGCCAGCGCCCCTATTCGCTGTTCACATTTGATCGGTTTGGCGAATACCTGATGCGGGCCCTGTGGGTAATGCTGTATGGGCTGTGCGCCTCGCTCTTGATTATCCCTGTGATGCTGGTTTGCTTCTTAATTTTCAGCGTTCTGGCGAGCTCCAAGAACGAGGTCTTGGCGGTCATTGGGATCGTAATCGCGGGGGCGATCTACCTTGGCACGATCTTGTTCATGAACATCGCGATGCTGCCGGGAATGTTTCGCGTGGCGATGACCAACGACATCGGGCAGGGATTTGACTTCGCATTCATCCGCGACTTCATCAGCAAAATGTGGTTTGAGCAGATCTTGGTGTTGCTGTTCGTGGCGTTCAGCTCCGGGATCATGATCAATCTTGGCTATTTGCTCTGCTGCATCGGCGCGCTGCCGGCGGTGGTGATCTCCTGGTTTTCGATGTCGCATCTCCTGATGCAGATGTACCAAGTCTACCTGTCTCGGGGTGGGATGAAGATTCAGATCGTCCCGTAA
- a CDS encoding carboxylesterase family protein yields the protein MAADPVSPTQPTPGKQVAQQLEVKLEGQDPEKLGYWIYLPTDYAADGQPKPLMLFLHGAGERGDDLAKVKKHGPPKLVAKQDLPFIIVSPQCSPNVWWNEAEKQEALTQLLTEIEANYNVDPTRIYCTGLSMGGFGAWSLVAKHPHKFAAALPICGGGDPELAKALTSTPLWVFHGEKDHVVPLKRSEEMVEAVNAAGGDVKLTIYPGVDHDSWTQTYENPEVFTWLLSHQLKKDD from the coding sequence ATGGCCGCCGACCCCGTTTCCCCCACTCAGCCGACTCCCGGCAAGCAAGTCGCCCAGCAGTTGGAAGTGAAGCTGGAGGGCCAAGACCCCGAAAAACTGGGCTACTGGATCTATCTTCCGACCGACTACGCGGCGGACGGCCAGCCGAAGCCGCTGATGCTCTTTTTGCATGGCGCCGGGGAACGTGGCGACGACCTGGCGAAGGTCAAAAAGCATGGCCCGCCCAAGTTGGTCGCGAAGCAAGATTTGCCGTTCATCATCGTTTCGCCCCAATGCTCGCCGAACGTCTGGTGGAACGAAGCTGAAAAACAGGAAGCGCTAACGCAGCTGCTGACCGAGATCGAAGCGAACTACAACGTCGATCCGACGCGGATCTACTGCACTGGGCTGAGCATGGGCGGCTTTGGCGCCTGGTCGCTGGTCGCCAAGCACCCGCACAAATTTGCCGCGGCCTTGCCCATTTGCGGCGGAGGTGATCCGGAACTAGCCAAGGCGCTGACGTCGACTCCGCTGTGGGTCTTCCACGGCGAAAAAGACCATGTCGTACCGCTGAAACGGAGCGAAGAAATGGTCGAGGCGGTCAATGCGGCCGGCGGAGACGTCAAGCTGACGATTTACCCCGGGGTCGACCACGATAGCTGGACGCAGACCTACGAGAATCCGGAAGTCTTTACCTGGTTGTTGTCGCATCAGTTGAAAAAGGACGACTAA
- the eboE gene encoding metabolite traffic protein EboE has product MSLPDWIGYCTNVHAGANLAETEANLQEHAVRVRQMISPRQPMGVGLWLSAMTAKELRDGERLTRFRSFLNENQLIPYTLNGFPYGNFHQAVVKHAVYEPTWIDPLRLQYTLDLAYVLDQLLPPGEEGSISTLPIAWGNPPLSEEAWSAAVANLVKLANELARIEQSTGRLIYVCIEPEPGCAIDTTADMIAFFQNRLFPAGDPAQLARYIRVCHDVCHAAVMCEDQSSVLSQYAAAGIGVGKVQISSAIEVDFKSLSEDEREAAIQRLMQFAEDRYLHQTMVETAAGERTLVEDLPEVLNALEGTPDGIWRIHFHMPIYIDAFGPLRTTQGAILDLLRQRELLAPIKHFEVETYAWTVLPPELRQEELAAGIATEIDWLKQQLR; this is encoded by the coding sequence ATGTCGCTGCCTGATTGGATTGGATATTGCACCAATGTGCATGCCGGCGCGAATCTTGCCGAAACGGAAGCGAATCTGCAAGAGCACGCTGTCCGAGTTCGGCAGATGATCTCGCCGCGCCAACCGATGGGCGTCGGGCTTTGGCTTTCGGCCATGACCGCCAAAGAGCTGCGCGACGGCGAACGCCTGACCCGCTTTCGCAGCTTCTTGAACGAAAACCAGCTGATTCCCTACACGCTGAACGGATTTCCGTACGGCAACTTTCATCAAGCGGTCGTCAAGCACGCCGTCTACGAACCAACCTGGATCGACCCGCTGCGGCTGCAATACACGCTCGATTTGGCGTACGTCCTTGATCAACTGCTCCCGCCCGGCGAAGAAGGAAGCATCTCGACCCTACCAATTGCGTGGGGCAATCCGCCGCTCAGCGAAGAGGCCTGGTCCGCGGCCGTCGCCAACCTGGTGAAGCTGGCCAACGAACTTGCGCGTATCGAGCAGTCGACCGGCCGCTTGATCTATGTCTGTATCGAGCCGGAGCCTGGCTGCGCGATCGACACGACCGCCGACATGATCGCCTTCTTTCAAAATCGCCTGTTCCCCGCTGGCGATCCGGCGCAGCTGGCTCGTTACATTCGCGTTTGCCACGACGTATGCCACGCGGCGGTCATGTGCGAAGACCAATCGTCGGTCTTGTCGCAGTACGCAGCGGCCGGAATCGGCGTCGGCAAGGTGCAGATTTCGTCAGCGATCGAAGTCGACTTCAAGTCGCTGAGCGAGGACGAACGTGAGGCGGCGATCCAGCGCCTGATGCAATTCGCTGAAGACCGCTACCTGCACCAGACGATGGTCGAGACCGCCGCCGGCGAGCGGACGCTGGTCGAGGATCTGCCGGAGGTGCTGAACGCCTTGGAGGGAACCCCCGACGGGATCTGGCGGATTCACTTTCACATGCCGATTTACATCGACGCCTTTGGGCCGCTGCGGACCACCCAAGGGGCGATTCTCGATTTGCTGCGTCAGCGTGAGCTGCTGGCTCCGATCAAGCATTTTGAGGTCGAGACGTACGCCTGGACGGTGCTGCCGCCGGAACTGCGGCAAGAAGAGCTGGCCGCCGGTATCGCGACCGAAATTGACTGGCTCAAACAGCAGCTTCGTTAG
- a CDS encoding MFS transporter translates to MLTADSITSADRRRAIAAASANATIWAFGNGVISTSLVTYLAFDLGATNAQVAWIIAAPQLAGVLRWFSPRILANFRGHKLPCLAFYWASVVLLLLLPATAWPGVLPSKALSCTALIVCWCLYHLCEYLGTIILWSWFSVLIPRPFYGRFTGRRELWLNIGRLVGFVVASGFDVWYRQQYEGASVLPLRVALATGGALLLGASTLPLMRMVNAEVRVGASRLLAAGEALLKSRPLRRLLIYGVCFSAANGVSNSLGWSYVNKALGLSLALVLASQAIMRLGQPLLSSWCGQIVDRFGCQRLMIVCQLIVACAPLLYLGGAWGYVASYVALIAYVGTNVSLATLMMRIAGPKQASANFSVYFGLTGVVYAVSVLIDGQLTNQWLPQELRSAPEAYFPYFVVAWLLRSAAAIPLLFLREPPIEPDSRSNR, encoded by the coding sequence ATGCTGACCGCTGACTCGATCACTTCGGCCGACCGCCGCCGCGCTATCGCCGCCGCCAGCGCCAACGCCACAATCTGGGCGTTTGGCAATGGCGTCATCAGCACGTCGCTGGTCACCTATTTGGCGTTTGACCTGGGCGCCACCAACGCTCAGGTCGCCTGGATCATCGCCGCTCCGCAACTGGCAGGCGTCTTGCGGTGGTTCAGTCCGCGGATCTTGGCCAACTTTCGCGGCCACAAACTCCCTTGCCTTGCGTTCTACTGGGCGTCGGTCGTATTGCTGTTGTTGTTGCCGGCGACCGCCTGGCCTGGCGTCTTGCCGAGCAAGGCGCTCAGCTGCACGGCGCTGATCGTCTGTTGGTGTCTCTATCACCTGTGCGAGTACCTGGGGACGATCATCCTGTGGAGTTGGTTCTCGGTCCTGATACCGCGGCCGTTCTATGGACGGTTCACCGGGCGGCGCGAGTTGTGGCTCAACATCGGGCGGCTGGTTGGGTTTGTCGTCGCCTCGGGGTTTGACGTCTGGTATCGCCAGCAGTACGAAGGGGCGTCGGTGTTGCCGCTGCGCGTTGCATTGGCGACCGGCGGCGCGCTGTTGCTGGGAGCGTCGACCTTGCCGTTGATGCGAATGGTGAACGCCGAGGTCAGGGTTGGCGCGTCACGATTGCTTGCCGCCGGCGAAGCGCTGCTGAAGAGTCGGCCGCTGCGGCGGCTGTTGATCTACGGGGTTTGTTTTTCGGCCGCCAACGGCGTGTCGAATTCGCTCGGTTGGAGTTACGTCAACAAGGCGCTCGGTTTGTCGCTGGCGCTAGTGCTCGCCAGTCAGGCGATCATGCGGCTGGGGCAGCCGCTGCTCTCGAGCTGGTGCGGACAGATCGTCGATCGATTTGGCTGCCAACGCCTGATGATCGTTTGTCAGTTGATCGTCGCTTGCGCTCCGCTGCTGTATTTGGGAGGCGCCTGGGGATACGTCGCTAGCTATGTGGCGCTGATCGCCTACGTCGGCACGAACGTCTCGCTGGCGACGCTGATGATGCGGATCGCCGGCCCGAAACAGGCTTCGGCGAACTTTAGCGTCTACTTTGGCCTCACCGGCGTTGTCTACGCCGTCTCGGTCTTGATTGATGGTCAGCTGACCAATCAATGGTTGCCGCAAGAGTTGCGAAGCGCGCCGGAGGCGTACTTCCCCTATTTTGTCGTCGCCTGGCTGCTGCGCTCGGCGGCCGCTATCCCACTATTGTTCTTACGCGAACCGCCAATCGAACCAGACTCTCGCAGCAATCGCTGA
- a CDS encoding DUF3299 domain-containing protein: MWTRGSIAAILLFCGACAPTTPEGTPFSANMTGLDGPPPSAAQPVEPAQKPAEDPNPEDTANVDPQPTEPADAKPATPETPAGAPPGVSTTSPIKPSKALAPDKTLPRKPGVQDLTFDDIAFEMEKGEPFARSMLPQEIEELANQKIRIRGYILPSFESRGIKQFVLVRDNMECCFGPTAALYDCILVEMKGSGVDFTVRPVTVEGIFEIKEYLGPDGKHLAIYRMEGESAK, translated from the coding sequence ATGTGGACCCGTGGTTCGATCGCTGCGATTCTTCTGTTCTGCGGCGCCTGTGCGCCGACAACTCCGGAAGGGACTCCCTTTTCGGCGAACATGACGGGACTCGATGGCCCTCCGCCGTCGGCGGCCCAACCGGTTGAGCCAGCGCAGAAACCGGCCGAAGATCCTAATCCGGAAGATACCGCCAACGTTGATCCACAGCCGACCGAGCCCGCGGACGCTAAGCCGGCCACGCCAGAAACCCCCGCCGGCGCCCCGCCGGGGGTCTCGACGACGTCGCCGATTAAGCCTTCTAAGGCGCTGGCGCCTGACAAGACCTTGCCCCGCAAGCCAGGCGTACAAGATCTAACGTTTGACGACATCGCCTTCGAGATGGAAAAGGGAGAGCCTTTCGCCCGGTCGATGTTGCCGCAAGAGATCGAAGAGCTGGCCAATCAGAAGATTCGCATTCGCGGCTACATCCTGCCAAGTTTCGAGTCGCGCGGCATCAAGCAGTTCGTGCTGGTACGCGACAATATGGAATGCTGCTTTGGTCCCACTGCCGCTCTCTATGACTGCATCCTGGTCGAGATGAAAGGGAGTGGGGTCGACTTCACCGTTCGTCCTGTGACGGTCGAAGGGATCTTTGAAATCAAAGAATATCTGGGCCCTGACGGCAAGCATTTGGCCATCTATCGGATGGAAGGGGAATCGGCGAAGTGA
- a CDS encoding DUF4190 domain-containing protein — MTATLDSPPAQTPEGEPDYDRYRSLSGIAVGALIVGILSLLSIFAISLLPLAVIGVGFGLFATRMVDRNRDLLTGRNLAIAGTIISAIALVISPSRYYYEEYINIPEGYEVMAFGSLQPDLGSTARVPDKAWQYDGKRVLVSGYVYPHDQKEGLNRFVLVPDFDTCCFGGQPKLTDMIEVRLQEPLRVDWSFNRRKIGGTLTINKSLHQIKDLTGVYYEIDADYVK; from the coding sequence ATGACTGCGACTTTGGATTCACCTCCCGCCCAAACGCCTGAAGGCGAACCCGACTACGATCGCTACCGATCGCTCAGCGGAATTGCGGTCGGCGCATTGATCGTCGGCATCCTTAGCCTGTTGTCGATTTTCGCCATCTCGCTGTTGCCCTTGGCGGTGATCGGCGTCGGTTTCGGCCTGTTCGCCACGCGGATGGTCGATCGCAACCGAGACCTGCTGACGGGCCGCAACCTGGCGATCGCCGGCACGATCATCAGCGCGATCGCCTTAGTCATCAGCCCCAGCCGCTATTACTACGAAGAGTACATCAACATCCCGGAAGGGTACGAAGTGATGGCCTTCGGTTCGCTGCAGCCTGATCTCGGCAGTACGGCGCGAGTGCCGGACAAAGCTTGGCAGTACGACGGTAAGCGCGTGCTGGTCTCTGGATACGTTTACCCGCACGATCAAAAGGAAGGCTTGAACCGCTTCGTACTGGTGCCTGACTTCGACACCTGTTGCTTCGGCGGCCAGCCAAAGCTGACCGACATGATCGAAGTTCGCCTGCAAGAACCGCTACGGGTCGATTGGTCGTTCAACCGCCGCAAGATTGGCGGCACGCTGACGATCAACAAGAGCCTGCATCAAATCAAAGACCTGACCGGCGTCTACTACGAAATTGACGCCGACTACGTCAAATAA
- a CDS encoding ABC transporter permease produces MTRWAIAWRSVTQRALASSLTALSMAMGVALVTGVLLTYGMVSRSFMGNSNLGYGLIAGAKGGKLQLVLNTTYYLSEPVENIPYDFYQQFLTADQQRKELELMSKDVLGEVKDGKYAQHTDFAIPVCLGDYYKRFRVVGTLPKFFELFRDPYDDEEPRYHFAQGRNFKTWDEEHGYYEAVVGSIVARETGLKLGDKIAASHGSDEGHAHDESPFIVVGILAPSGTPNDRGVFINMEGFYLMEGHAKPVDDEAPDSSPETKKEAKLRRDPLPIDQREVTAVLIRTNDPFSPIFIRNAVNEGSVAQVVLPVLEITNLFEMIVSPIQTLLLVITVLICIVSGISILVSIYNSMNDRKHEIAVMRALGASRGTVMSVVLLESVILSVGGGLIGWTIGHGMMAAASPMIEAKTGVSIGFFDMAPLPMSVEARIGPAIINSLPTFLRGLLSLELLIIPGLIFLAVLVGFLPAYTAYKTDVAESLGD; encoded by the coding sequence ATGACGCGGTGGGCGATTGCATGGCGCAGCGTCACCCAACGGGCGCTCGCTTCCAGTTTGACGGCGTTGTCGATGGCGATGGGAGTCGCCCTGGTAACCGGGGTGTTGCTGACCTACGGCATGGTTTCCCGTTCTTTCATGGGGAACTCGAACCTTGGCTACGGCCTGATCGCCGGCGCAAAAGGGGGCAAGCTGCAGCTGGTTCTCAATACGACCTACTACTTGAGCGAACCGGTTGAGAACATCCCTTACGATTTCTACCAGCAGTTTCTGACCGCCGACCAACAGCGGAAAGAACTAGAACTGATGTCGAAAGACGTGCTGGGCGAGGTGAAGGACGGCAAGTACGCCCAACACACCGACTTCGCAATTCCGGTTTGTCTGGGGGACTATTACAAACGGTTCCGCGTGGTCGGGACGTTGCCCAAGTTCTTTGAGCTGTTTCGTGATCCGTATGATGACGAAGAGCCGCGCTACCATTTTGCCCAGGGGCGGAACTTCAAAACCTGGGACGAAGAGCATGGCTACTACGAAGCGGTCGTCGGTTCGATCGTCGCCCGTGAGACCGGCCTGAAGCTGGGAGATAAGATCGCCGCTTCGCACGGTTCGGACGAAGGGCACGCCCACGACGAATCGCCGTTTATCGTGGTCGGCATCCTGGCGCCCTCCGGCACGCCGAACGATCGGGGGGTCTTCATCAATATGGAAGGCTTCTACTTGATGGAGGGGCACGCCAAGCCGGTCGACGACGAGGCGCCCGATTCTTCGCCGGAGACGAAAAAAGAGGCCAAGCTCCGCCGCGATCCGCTGCCGATCGACCAGCGAGAAGTGACTGCCGTGCTGATTCGGACCAATGATCCGTTTTCGCCGATTTTTATCCGCAACGCCGTCAACGAGGGAAGTGTCGCCCAAGTGGTGCTGCCGGTTCTGGAAATCACCAATCTCTTCGAGATGATCGTTTCGCCGATTCAGACCTTGCTGCTGGTGATTACCGTTTTGATCTGTATTGTTTCCGGAATCTCAATCCTGGTAAGCATTTACAACTCGATGAACGACCGCAAGCATGAGATCGCGGTGATGCGGGCTTTGGGCGCCAGCCGAGGGACGGTGATGAGCGTCGTACTGCTCGAATCGGTCATTTTGTCGGTTGGCGGCGGCCTGATCGGCTGGACCATCGGACATGGGATGATGGCGGCCGCGAGCCCGATGATTGAAGCGAAAACTGGCGTTTCTATCGGGTTTTTTGACATGGCCCCCCTGCCGATGTCGGTTGAAGCGAGGATCGGACCCGCAATAATTAACTCGTTGCCCACCTTCCTGCGGGGGCTGCTCAGCCTGGAACTGCTGATCATTCCCGGGTTGATATTTTTGGCGGTGCTGGTTGGTTTCCTACCGGCGTATACTGCTTATAAGACCGACGTGGCCGAATCGCTCGGCGACTAA
- a CDS encoding ABC transporter ATP-binding protein yields the protein MLLLENVKKSYTEPNGALLPILDIPRFELSEAEQMILVGRSGCGKTTLLHVISGISHADSGTVQIDGLDLRRLSEQGRDRLRAEKIGYVFQTFNLLPAFTAIENVLLGMSFSGKGADRSRATQLLERVGLSHRITHKPKTMSVGEQQRVAVARALANRPKLLLADEPTANVDPSNQQSIIDLIRETCNEEKIALMMVTHSMEVAGQFDRVERLDEINQLSKVTT from the coding sequence ATGTTGCTGCTGGAAAACGTCAAAAAATCATACACGGAGCCCAACGGGGCGCTCCTGCCAATTCTCGATATCCCCCGATTTGAGCTATCCGAGGCCGAGCAGATGATTCTGGTCGGGCGGAGCGGTTGCGGCAAAACGACGCTGCTGCACGTTATCTCTGGGATCAGCCACGCCGACAGCGGCACGGTGCAGATCGACGGTCTCGATCTCCGCCGGCTGTCGGAACAAGGGCGCGATCGGCTGCGAGCCGAGAAGATCGGCTACGTCTTTCAGACGTTCAATCTGCTGCCGGCGTTTACGGCGATAGAGAACGTCCTATTGGGGATGTCATTCTCTGGCAAAGGCGCCGATCGCAGCCGGGCGACGCAGTTGCTCGAGCGAGTTGGCCTGTCGCATCGCATCACACACAAACCAAAGACGATGTCGGTTGGCGAACAACAACGCGTCGCCGTCGCTCGGGCGCTTGCCAATCGACCCAAGTTGCTGCTGGCCGACGAGCCGACCGCCAACGTCGATCCTTCGAATCAACAGTCAATCATCGACTTGATTCGCGAAACCTGTAACGAAGAGAAGATCGCCTTGATGATGGTGACGCACTCGATGGAAGTGGCGGGTCAGTTCGACCGGGTCGAACGTCTCGACGAAATCAACCAACTAAGCAAGGTGACGACATGA